The stretch of DNA CCTTAGCTTGCATCAGGGCCTTTTCAAGTATTTCGAAGCTCAAGCCGTCGCACTTGATGTCCATTTGCGTTGCAGTAAGTCCGTCTTTCGTTCCCGTTGTCTTGAAGTCCATATCGCCCAAGTGGTCCTCGTCACCAAGAATATCGCTAAGGATAGCATACTTCTCTTCGCCCGGATTCTTAATCAAACCCATGGCAATACCGCTAACGGGTTTCTTAAGAGGTACACCAGCGTCCATCAAGGCAAGTGTTCCAGCACATACGGTAGCCATAGACGAAGAACCGTTGCTCTCCAAAATCTGACTTACCACACGAACCGTGTAGGGATAATCTGCAGGAATCTGACCCTTCAAACCACGCCAAGCCAAGTGTCCGTGACCAATTTCACGACGGCCAACACCACGTTGAGCCTTGGCCTCGCCTGTTGAGAAGGGAGGGAAGTTATAGTGCAAAAGGAAACGCATGTAACTCTTGTCGAGCACATCGTCTACCATTTTCTCATCGAGCTTTGTGCCCAAGGTACACGTAGAGAGGCTTTGCGTTTCGCCACGGGTGAAGATGGCGCTGCCGTGAGGCATGGGAAGCGAATTTACTTCGCACCAGATGGGGCGAATTTCGTCGGTCTTACGACCATCGAGACGCTTGCCTTCGTCGAGAATGCAACGGCGCATGGCATCGCGCAACACATCGTCGTAGTAGCGTGCAGCCAAAGCGTGCTTCTCTTCCAGCTCTTCGGCGGTAAGCTTTTCGGTATTTTTGGCGTCGTACTTCTCCAAGAAGTCGGTAACGATTTTATCGAAAGCGTCGTGACGCTCTTGCTTAGCCAGAGCCTGCTTGGTAACGTCGTACACGGGCTGATACAGTTCGTCGTTCATCTGCTTACGCAAATCTTCGTCGTTCACCTCGTGTTCGTATTCGCGTTTAACGTCTTTACCCAGTTCCTTAGCCAGTTCTTCTTGCATGGTGCACATGGGCTTGATGGCCTCGTGAGCCACCTTAAGAGCTTGAATAAGGTCTTGTTCGGTAACCTCGTCCATTTCTCCTTCCACCATCATGATGTTGTCTTTGGTTGCACCCACCATGATATCCATGTCGGCTTCCTTCATTTGCTCGAAGGTGGGGTTAACTACATATTCGCCGTTAACCCTTGCAACGCGAACCTCGCTGATGTAGAAATCGAAGGGAATATCTGAACATGCCATTGCCGAAGACGCGGCCAAACCGGCCAAAGCGTCGGGTTGGTCAACACCATCTGCCGACAACAGCATCACGTTTACATAAACTTCTGCATGGTAGTTTGAGGGGAATAAGGGCCGCAAAACGCGGTCTACAAGGCGCGAGGTAAGAATCTCGTTGTCGCCGGGCTTGCCTTCGCGTTTGGTAAAGCCACCAGGGAAACGCCCTGCGGCAGAATACTGCTCTCTGTAATCAACTTGCAAAGGCATAAAATCGGTTCCGGGAACTGCATCTTTTGCGGCACAAACAGTAGCAAGGAGCACGGTGTTGCCCATACGAACGACAGCCGAACCATCGGCCTGCTTTGCCACTTTCCCGGTCTCAATGCTGATGGTTCTGCCATCAGGCAATGAAATTGTTTTCGTTATTACGTTCATCTAAAAACTTATTGTTTTAAAACATCTAAAAATAAATTGGCGCAAAGGTAGGTAATAAAAAAGGAAATGACGAATAATCAAGGAGTTATTTTCGCTCAGAGCAGACCGAAACGTCTCGCATAACATCAAGTAACGAATGTAAAATGAATGTTGCGTGATGGCCTGAGATGGTTGGAGAAATGGTTGGAAGTGTTTAAAACGATGCGCGCAGATGATCAGAATGATGCGCGCAGATGATCAGAACGATGCGCGCAAGTGACTACATTGAGAACCGGAGACCACTTCCTGCGCACGAAGAGGTCTGCGGAAAGGCAACAAAAAGAGCGAGGAAACACAGCCTTTCGGCCGGTCTCCCCGCTCTTTTCTTCATGATGTTTTTGTATTAGTCTGCCAATTTCGCAGTTATAAACTCGCGATTGAGGCGTGCGATGTTGGCTATCGACTCGTTCTTGGGGCATTCGGCCTCGCAAGCACGGGTGTTAGTGCAATTGCCAAAGCCCAATTCTTCCATCGTCATCACCATAGCCTTAGCGCGTTTAGCTGCCTCGGGACGTCCTTGCGGCAACAAAGCCAATTGGCTCACCTTAGAGCTAACGAAGAGCATAGCCGATCCGTTCTTGCAAGCAGCCACGCAAGCACCGCAACCGATGCAGGTAGCGCAGTCCATTGCTTCGTCAGCATCTTCTTTGGAGATGAGGATAGCGTTGGCATCCTGCGGCTGACCGGTGCGAACGGTGGTGTATCCGCCGGCCTGTATAATTTTGTCGAAGGCACCGCGGTCTACCATACAGTCTTTTATGACAGGGAAGGCAGCCGAACGCCACGGTTCAACGGTGATCACATCGCCATCGTTGAAGCGGCGCATGTAGAGCTGACAAGTCGTCGCACCCGTGGCCGGACCATGGGGATGACCGTTGATGTAAAGCGAGCACATGCCGCAGATACCTTCGCGGCAGTCGTGGTCGAAGACGAAAGGCTCGTTTCCGCTTTCGATCAGTTGCTCGTTCAGAATGTCGAGCATCTCTAAGAACGATGTGTCTGTCGGGATGTCTTTCATCTCGAACGTATCAAAATGCCCCTTATCTTTGGGTCCATTCTGACGCCACACTTTGAGTGTGAAACTTATATTCTTTTCCATTTCTTGTAAGTCTTATATCTAAATTGGAGTGACTCGTGAGCTAAGAAATTATTGTTTATAATTTCTCGTCTGCACTTTGATTGCTTCATACTCCAGCGGTTCTTTGATCAGCTCCGGTTCTGTTGTGTCGTTGCCTTGATACTTCCAGCAACCCACGTAGAAGAAGTTCTCGTCGTCGCGTTTGGCTTCACCTTCCTCGGTTTGGTATTCCTCGCGGAAGTGTCCGCCACAGCTCTCGTTACGCGACAGGGCATCATAGGCTTCGAGTTGGCCCATGATGATGAAGTCGCGCAGATGGATCGCTTTATCAAGCTCGATGTTGAGTCCTTCTTTGCTTCCGGGGATGAAAAGGTTGCTGTCGAACTCTTTGCGCAGTTCCTTCATCTTAGCAATTCCCTCGCGCAGACCCTCAGCCGTACGGCCCATGCCTACGTGTTCCCACATGATATGACCTAATTCTTTATGTATTGAGTCGACCGAACGCTTACCTTGAATGCCCATCAGTCGGTCGATTTCTGCCTGAACGCCTTTCTCGGCTTCTTCGAACTCGGGCAGGTCGGTAGACAGACGCGGCCAAATAGCTTGGTCGGCCAAGTAATTCTGAATGGTATAGGGCAACACAAAGTAGCCGTCGGCCAGTCCTTGCATCAGTGCCGAGGCACCCAAACGATTGGCTCCGTGGTCGGAGAAGTTGCACTCGCCGATAGCGAAGAGACCTTTGATAGAGGTCATCAGTTCGTAATCCACCCAGATACCACCCATTGTGTAGTGGATAGCGGGGTAGATCATCATCGGGTTGTAATACTTCACGCCATTGATTTCGTTGGCCAGCTCTCCGGGATTCACGTCGGTAATCTCCTCATACATATCGAAGAGGTTGCCATAACGCTGGAGAATGGTCTCGATACCCAAACGGTTGATCGACTCGGAGAAGTCCAGGAACACAGCCAAACCTGTGTTATTCACGCCGAAACCTTTATCGCAACGCTCCTTGGCAGCACGCGAAGCCACATCGCGGGGCACCAAATTGCCGAAAGCAGGATAGCGCCGCTCGAGATAATAGTCACGATCTTCCTCAGGAATGTCCGACCCACGCTTCTCGCCGGCCTGCAATGCTTTGGCATCTTCCAGTTTCTTGGGCACCCAGATACGGCCATCGTTACGCAGCGACTCAGACATCAACGTCAGCTTCGACTGTTTATCGCCATGCACAGGAATACAGGTAGGATGAATCTGAACGTAAGACGGATTGGCGAAATATGCTCCCTTACGATAGCATTGAATAGCAGCCGTACAGTTGCAGCCCATCGCATTGGTCGATAGGAAATAGGCATTGCCATATCCGCCCGTAGCGATGACTACGGCATTAGCCGAGAAACGCTCCAGCTTACCTGTGACGAGATTCTTAGCAATGATGCCTCGTGCGCGGTCGTCTACAATCACCACATCTTCCATCTCGTAGCGGGTGTAGAGTTTCACCTTTCCGGCGCGCACCTGACAGCTGAGTGCCGAGTAGGCTCCCAGCAAGAGTTGCTGACCCGTTTGTCCTTTGGCGTAGAACGTGCGACTTACCTGCGCACCACCAAACGAACGATTAGCCAACATACCTCCATACTCACGAGCAAACGGAACACCCTGTGCCACACACTGGTCGATGATGCTATTGCTCACCTCGGCCAAGCGATAAACATTAGCTTCACGAGCGCGATAGTCGCCACCTTTCACCGTATCGTAGAAAAGACGATAGACAGAGTCGCCGTCATTCTGATAATTCTTCGCCGCGTTGATACCGCCTTGCGCCGCAATGGAGTGTGCCCGGCGGGGCGAATCCTGAATGCAGAAGTTGAGAACGTTGAAGCCCATCTCTCCCAGAGAGGCTGCTGCGCTGGCTCCTGCCAGGCCCGTTCCCACCACAATGACATCCAATTTCAGTTTATTCTTTGGGTTCACCAATCGCTGATGAGCCTTGTAGTTGGTCCATTTCTCAGCCACTGGTCCTTCAGGAATCCTTGAGTCTATTTTAATTGCCATAATCTTATGTTTTTAACCATGATGAAATTTAAGCGTGGCAGCACAGACTGGGCGCGCAACCCACTGCAAAAGCCAAAACCACAACGAGAAAACCGAGCATCAGCAGTGTGGTATACACCAGTCCGATCATCTTCCAACGGTCGAACCAAACCTTCCCATTCACGCCCAAACTCTGCATCGCGCTCCAGAAACCGTGAGAAAGATGGAACCAAATGGCAACGATCCACACCACATAAAGCACCACATACACCGGGTTGGAGAAGGTGTCTTGAATGTAAGAGAAGCCGTCTGCAGGGTGGAACTTCGTCTCCATGCCCACCAATTCGGCAAACATCATGTTGTACCAAAAGTTGAACAAGTGCAGCAACAGGCCCAAACCGATGATGATACCCAGCACCAACATGTTTTGCGAGGCCCATTCTACCTTCGCCGGACGTGCCGTAACGGCATACCGTTCAGAGCCACGGGCCCTACGATTCTGTGCCGTCAGAATGAAAGCATACACGATGTGGAGCACCGTTAATGCTCCGAGACCCACCGTTGCCACAACGGCATACCAGTTGGCTCCCAGAAATTCGCAAATCATGTTGTAGGCTTCACCCGAGAATAGTGCCACAACGTTCATCGACATGTGGAATGTCAAGAACAGAATCAGCGCTACGCCGGTGACCGACATGATCACTTTTCTACCAATAGAAGAATTGATTAACCACATAAATGATTGAAATTTAATATTTTATTTGTTGTTTTTTCTTGCCGATAGCAGTGCTCCAGGGCCCGGACAGACCATTTTTGTCCGGGCATAATACCTTGTTTTAGGTATCGAACAGGTGTAATAGACTGCAAAAATACTATATTTTAGTGATCCGTCAAAGTTTTTTTACGAAAATAAAGCCTCTCCGAACTTCATAATTATCTATAAAAATATATAACAAGGTCGGGCTAAACTGAGCCTCGTATACCTTATTATATATATCCCCCGACAAGAAATGCTTTCCAAGCGGCAACCGATGCCTTGCGGAAAGCATTTCCTCCATTTTTCATTATCTTTGCGGAAAACAATATCAAACCCGTATTTACAATGACACAAGAAGAAAAACTGAAGATAGAAGAGCGCATCATCGATGTGCTCAAAACCGTATACGACCCGGAAATTCCCGTCAACATCTACGATTTAGGCTTGATTTATAAGGTAGACTTGCATGAAGATGGCGTGCTCGACCTTGATATGACCTTCACTGCACCGGCCTGTCCGGCTGCCGATTTCATCCTTGAAGACGTGCGCACCAAGGTAGAAAGCATCGAGGGCGTCACCGCTTCGAACATCGAACTGGTGTTCGAGCCTGCTTGGGATCAGAGCATGATGAGCGAAGAAGCCCGCGTAGAACTCGGCTTTGAATAAGAACTGGCCTTGTCTTCTCCTCCCAACCAACATGTGAGAACCAAGAGAAGACGTGCGCACAACGTTGAAAATCCTGTCAGCATGAAGAATGTTTATTTCCTTTCCGATGCCCATCTGGGTTCGCTTGCTATTCCGCACGGGCGCACACAGGAACGGCGATTGGTTCGTTTCCTCGACAGTATCAAGGAGAAAGCCGAGGCAATCTATCTCATGGGCGACCTGTTCGACTTCTGGAACGAATACCGATACGTCGTGCCCAAAGGCTATACGCGCTTTCTCGGTAAGCTTTCAGAACTGACCGACCAGGGAGTAGAGGTGCATTTCTTCGTGGGCAATCACGATTTGTGGACTTACGGCTATTTAGAACAAGAATGCGGACTCATCGTTCACCAGAAACCGATCACCACAGAGATTCTTGGCAAAGTGTTTTTCCTGGCTCATGGCGATGGATTGGGCGATCCCGACCCGCTCTTTCGCTTTCTTCGCCGCCTCTTCCGCAACACTTTTTGCCAGCATTTGCTCAACGCTTTGCATCCCAGATGGGGCATGTCGCTGGGTTTGAACTGGGCAAAACACAGCCGAATGAAAAGAGCCGACGGCAAAGAGATGCCTTATCTCGGAGAAGAAAAAGAGTATCTCGTGCGTTTCACCAAAGCCTATATGAAAGAACATCAGGACATCGACTTCTTTATCTACGGTCATCGTCACATCGAACTCGACCTGATGCTCCCACATAAAACGCGCATGCTCATTCTCGGCGACTGGATTTGGCAATTCACCTATGCTGTCTTCGACGGCGAGCATCTCTTTATGGAGCAATACATCGAGGGCGAATCGCAACCCTAAACAGCTCCTATCCAAAGAAGAAGAACGAAAAAAGAAGCCCCGGCGAGGCTTCTTTTTTCGTTCTTATCTTTTGTTCAACCATTTCTCGTGGCAAGAAATCACATCCGTTCGGAATCACAAACTACCAAGTAACCCCTCTTTTCTCGTTCCTCAATAAGTGCGTTTTGCCTTTCCACTTCATTAAAAACTCCATGCTGACGACTTTCAATTCTCGCCACAATAAAGCCCAAGCATACTTGGCTTTGCTCATTTAGCTTGACAAAAACGTTCTTTTTGACTTGACAAAACGTTGTTTTCTTTCTTCCTGCCCAAAGAAATAGGGCGGAATATGGCGGCGATAGCCAGAAATTCGGCCAAGCAGAGAGAGGGCGAGTAAGAGTCGTTTTTGTCTTCCAGTGTGAGTATAATGAGCGGTTGATCTACAAAATCGACTTTTAAAAGCTAAGCCTTTACAATGCGTTTTCTTAGCTTTTGAGGAGTAAGGAGGAGAGAAAGAAGGAGTAAGAAGAGAAGAAGGAAGGAGTAGAGAGAAGGAGTGGAGCAGTCGAGATAAGAAACAACCCTGTAAGGGTTGGTCTGTTGGTAGGGCTGGGTTGGCGAATGAAATGAGCCTACCCTGTCTAAGAGGGCCTCTTCCCCATTCAACCCCATCAGGGTTGGTCTGTTTCAGTCCCCTAAATGAGGGACTCAAACAGATTGGAACATACCCTCTCATCCCCTCAATTAGGAGGATTGAACAGACCAAAACGCCCTCTAATCTCCTAACTGAAAGAGATTGGAGAAACCAAGACCTACGGCCTTGTTTTCTCTTTGCGTGCCGTAGACAGGGTAGGCTCGCTTCGCTCGCCAACCCTGCCCTACCAACAGATCAACCCCGATGGGGTTGTTTGCGCAAGGATGTATAAGATTCACCAACAAGTATAGTAAGCACCTGATCGTCAAGATGTTATAAAATGATTTTCAAAAGCTAAGAAAACAACGCGCAAAAGCTAAGAAAACGCATTGCAAAAACTTAGCTTTTACACTCCATTTTCTTAGCTTTTGTGTTGCGTTTTGTAAATAACTGATATTGAGGATGTTATGTTTTGACTTTTTGTTGAATGTTTGATGCCATGTTGATGGATGTGTTACGATGTATTGATAAGCGTTTAATGGATTTTTGTTAAACGTTTGATGGTATGTTGTTGATTGTTCTGCAAGCTGCTGATGATTATTTCCGTGTTGCTTTTCTGTCTGTTATTTGTTCGTTCGGGATAACGAACTACCGCGTAGCGGTTGGTTTGTTAGTAGAGCAGGGTTAGCAAGCGAAGCGTCCCTACCTTGTTGAAGTGACGCTCCTCGATAACTACCGCGTAGCGATTGGTCTATAGACCCCTTATTGATAGCAGATGCTAAAAATCTCTCTTGATAACTACCGCGTAGCGGTTGGCCTGTTGGTAGAGCAGGGTTGGCAAGCGAAGCGAGCCTACCCTGTTTAGGTTGCGACAGAAGAAAACAAGGCCGTAGGTCTTGGTCTGTTTACGTTTGAATCTTATTCCTTTGGAAAATAGTATTGAAAACTAACACTTATTGCCAATAATATCTGCTTTCATATCGTATGACTCCCGCATTTTTCAAGAGCAATTCAAATTCATCTTGCACAGAATTTCTTTTGTGATGTTCCTCTTGATGTGCAATATAATTATACACGGCATCTCTTAATCTCTCAGAAACAGTAAAGCCACCATAGCCGGATTGCCATTGGAAGCGGCGATAATACGTGGCATCACATTCTTTGAGAAACAGCGTTGAAGTACGTTTTATTTCCCCGACAAGATGCGATAAGGCCATATTAGGAGAAAGAACGACCAGAAAATGCAGGTGATCACCAGGGCCATTGACGATCAAACATGGGCATTGATGAGTCTTGCAAGTTTGTTGTATAAAAGAATGGAGACGTTGTTGGTCATCTTTTCGGATGTTAGGGGCTGTTCCTTTCTTATGAAATACGCCGTGAATGAGCAGGTTGCAGAGTGTTTGAGACATGTAGACTTGATA from Prevotella sp. oral taxon 475 encodes:
- the pnp gene encoding polyribonucleotide nucleotidyltransferase, which translates into the protein MNVITKTISLPDGRTISIETGKVAKQADGSAVVRMGNTVLLATVCAAKDAVPGTDFMPLQVDYREQYSAAGRFPGGFTKREGKPGDNEILTSRLVDRVLRPLFPSNYHAEVYVNVMLLSADGVDQPDALAGLAASSAMACSDIPFDFYISEVRVARVNGEYVVNPTFEQMKEADMDIMVGATKDNIMMVEGEMDEVTEQDLIQALKVAHEAIKPMCTMQEELAKELGKDVKREYEHEVNDEDLRKQMNDELYQPVYDVTKQALAKQERHDAFDKIVTDFLEKYDAKNTEKLTAEELEEKHALAARYYDDVLRDAMRRCILDEGKRLDGRKTDEIRPIWCEVNSLPMPHGSAIFTRGETQSLSTCTLGTKLDEKMVDDVLDKSYMRFLLHYNFPPFSTGEAKAQRGVGRREIGHGHLAWRGLKGQIPADYPYTVRVVSQILESNGSSSMATVCAGTLALMDAGVPLKKPVSGIAMGLIKNPGEEKYAILSDILGDEDHLGDMDFKTTGTKDGLTATQMDIKCDGLSFEILEKALMQAKAGREHILGKLTETIAEPRPELKPQVPRIVQIEIPKEFIGAVIGPGGKIIQQMQEDTGTTITIDEVDGKGKVQVSAPDKASIDAALSKIRAIVAVPEVGEIYEGTVRSVMPYGCFVEIMPGKDGLLHISEIDWKRLETVEEAGIKEGDKMRVKLLDIDPKTGKYKLSRRVLMEKPEGYVERERRPRGDRPERGERRGRGDRD
- a CDS encoding succinate dehydrogenase/fumarate reductase iron-sulfur subunit gives rise to the protein MEKNISFTLKVWRQNGPKDKGHFDTFEMKDIPTDTSFLEMLDILNEQLIESGNEPFVFDHDCREGICGMCSLYINGHPHGPATGATTCQLYMRRFNDGDVITVEPWRSAAFPVIKDCMVDRGAFDKIIQAGGYTTVRTGQPQDANAILISKEDADEAMDCATCIGCGACVAACKNGSAMLFVSSKVSQLALLPQGRPEAAKRAKAMVMTMEELGFGNCTNTRACEAECPKNESIANIARLNREFITAKLAD
- a CDS encoding fumarate reductase/succinate dehydrogenase flavoprotein subunit — encoded protein: MAIKIDSRIPEGPVAEKWTNYKAHQRLVNPKNKLKLDVIVVGTGLAGASAAASLGEMGFNVLNFCIQDSPRRAHSIAAQGGINAAKNYQNDGDSVYRLFYDTVKGGDYRAREANVYRLAEVSNSIIDQCVAQGVPFAREYGGMLANRSFGGAQVSRTFYAKGQTGQQLLLGAYSALSCQVRAGKVKLYTRYEMEDVVIVDDRARGIIAKNLVTGKLERFSANAVVIATGGYGNAYFLSTNAMGCNCTAAIQCYRKGAYFANPSYVQIHPTCIPVHGDKQSKLTLMSESLRNDGRIWVPKKLEDAKALQAGEKRGSDIPEEDRDYYLERRYPAFGNLVPRDVASRAAKERCDKGFGVNNTGLAVFLDFSESINRLGIETILQRYGNLFDMYEEITDVNPGELANEINGVKYYNPMMIYPAIHYTMGGIWVDYELMTSIKGLFAIGECNFSDHGANRLGASALMQGLADGYFVLPYTIQNYLADQAIWPRLSTDLPEFEEAEKGVQAEIDRLMGIQGKRSVDSIHKELGHIMWEHVGMGRTAEGLREGIAKMKELRKEFDSNLFIPGSKEGLNIELDKAIHLRDFIIMGQLEAYDALSRNESCGGHFREEYQTEEGEAKRDDENFFYVGCWKYQGNDTTEPELIKEPLEYEAIKVQTRNYKQ
- a CDS encoding succinate dehydrogenase/fumarate reductase cytochrome b subunit, encoding MWLINSSIGRKVIMSVTGVALILFLTFHMSMNVVALFSGEAYNMICEFLGANWYAVVATVGLGALTVLHIVYAFILTAQNRRARGSERYAVTARPAKVEWASQNMLVLGIIIGLGLLLHLFNFWYNMMFAELVGMETKFHPADGFSYIQDTFSNPVYVVLYVVWIVAIWFHLSHGFWSAMQSLGVNGKVWFDRWKMIGLVYTTLLMLGFLVVVLAFAVGCAPSLCCHA
- a CDS encoding metal-sulfur cluster assembly factor translates to MTQEEKLKIEERIIDVLKTVYDPEIPVNIYDLGLIYKVDLHEDGVLDLDMTFTAPACPAADFILEDVRTKVESIEGVTASNIELVFEPAWDQSMMSEEARVELGFE
- a CDS encoding UDP-2,3-diacylglucosamine diphosphatase yields the protein MKNVYFLSDAHLGSLAIPHGRTQERRLVRFLDSIKEKAEAIYLMGDLFDFWNEYRYVVPKGYTRFLGKLSELTDQGVEVHFFVGNHDLWTYGYLEQECGLIVHQKPITTEILGKVFFLAHGDGLGDPDPLFRFLRRLFRNTFCQHLLNALHPRWGMSLGLNWAKHSRMKRADGKEMPYLGEEKEYLVRFTKAYMKEHQDIDFFIYGHRHIELDLMLPHKTRMLILGDWIWQFTYAVFDGEHLFMEQYIEGESQP
- the tnpA gene encoding IS200/IS605 family transposase — translated: MSQTLCNLLIHGVFHKKGTAPNIRKDDQQRLHSFIQQTCKTHQCPCLIVNGPGDHLHFLVVLSPNMALSHLVGEIKRTSTLFLKECDATYYRRFQWQSGYGGFTVSERLRDAVYNYIAHQEEHHKRNSVQDEFELLLKNAGVIRYESRYYWQ